The genomic DNA TGACGCCGGAACTCGCGCGCCGTGGCCGAGCGAGCGCGGTGAGCGCCACGGGGGACCGGGACGAATTCACCGACGACTTCCTTCATCGGCGCGACATGTTCCACGGTATTAACTACTTCCCGGCCCACTCGCGTCCGGGGAGCGTGGACCTGCGCCTCTGGCGGGGGCAGCACCGCCCGCCGTTTACAGACGACGACGTCCGCCTGGTCCAAGCGGTCGGTGATCTGATCGGCCGCGTCTGGCCCCTGGAGGCGCCCGCAAGCGGCCAGTCCCTCACGCCGCGGCAGCGGCAGATCGCCGAGTTGGTGGCCCAGGGTCTCAGCGACCAACAAATCTGCCGCACTCTGGGCATCGCCCTACCCACCCTGCGCACCCACCTGACGCAGTCATTTCAGAAAACGGGCGCGCGTTCGCGGACCGAACTGGCGGGGTACGTCCTGCGCCGCAACCACCCATGAGGCGGCGGCCTCATCATTATTGACGATGCCGCCCCGGGGTGGCTCCGGCCTAGATTCGTTGTGATGCACATCATTAGCTAACGCGAGGAATCTCATGGCCACCGACCGTTTACCGCCACC from Zhihengliuella flava includes the following:
- a CDS encoding helix-turn-helix transcriptional regulator; translation: MQSQTQLLGEAIEIALSPLPAGERRLLLGDAVRQVLEADVFVSYVWDDNGPYADPVEINLGRDMVRAYAKHYRYVDTLTPELARRGRASAVSATGDRDEFTDDFLHRRDMFHGINYFPAHSRPGSVDLRLWRGQHRPPFTDDDVRLVQAVGDLIGRVWPLEAPASGQSLTPRQRQIAELVAQGLSDQQICRTLGIALPTLRTHLTQSFQKTGARSRTELAGYVLRRNHP